From the genome of Hyperolius riggenbachi isolate aHypRig1 chromosome 9, aHypRig1.pri, whole genome shotgun sequence, one region includes:
- the LOC137531665 gene encoding olfactory receptor 5AR1-like, with protein sequence MENTNETYVKEFILLGLSEKPGLQVTFSLLFLLIYIVTFTGNILIIIIVIVSSQLHTPMYFFLCNLSIVDICFSSTVVPKILIITITQDRSISFFGCATQLYFHLALGGSECLLLTVMAFDRYTAICKPLLYYAIVHKNLCLHLVIGCWIISFLNSLILTILTFQLPFCKSNIINHFFCEMPPLFHLSCQDTWANELAKYISVGLIVLCSFLVILVSYFCITLTILNIHSTRERQKAFSTCASHLTVVTLYYGTIMLMHLRPRSSYSPELNRVVTILYTVVTPMLNPIIYSIRNKDVKEAIKKMLK encoded by the coding sequence ATGGAAAACACGAATGAAACCTACGTTAAAGAATTCATTCTCCTGGGTCTTTCTGAAAAACCTGGACTACAGGTTACATTTTCCTTGCTGTTCTTGTTAATCTACATTGTGACATTCACTGGGAATATTCTCATTATAATTATAGTGATAGTCAGCTCCCAACTCCACACTCCCATGTACTTCTTCCTCTGTAACCTTTCCATCGTAGACATTTGCTTTTCCTCTACCGTGGTGCCCAAAATTCTGATAATCACCATAACACAAGACAGAAGCATTTCATTCTTTGGCTGTGCCACCCAACTGTACTTCCATTTAGCACTGGGAGGTTCAGAATGTTTACTACTGACAGTCATGGCTTTTGACAGATACACTGCTATCTGTAAACCGTTGTTGTATTATGCTATCGTTCATAAAAATCTCTGCCTACATTTGGTTATTGGCTGTTGGATAATTAGTTTCCTAAATTCTTTAATTCTCACAATCTTAACTTTTCAGCTGCCCTTTTGCAAGTCAAATATCATCAATCACTTCTTCTGTGAGATGCCACCACTCTTTCATCTTTCTTGCCAAGACACTTGGGCAAATGAGTTGGCTAAATACATTTCTGTTGGGTTAATAGTCCTTTGCTCCTTCTTGGTAATTCTCGTGTCTTATTTCTGCATCACTTTGACCATATTGAACATTCATTCTACAAGAGAGCGTCAGAAGGCATTCTCTACATGTGCCTCCCATCTTACAGTGGTCACCCTCTACTATGGCACCATAATGCTCATGCACTTAAGACCCCGATCTTCCTATTCCCCTGAACTGAACAGAGTGGTGACCATCCTTTATACAGTGGTAACACCTATGTTGAATCCAATAATCTACAGTATACGAAATAAAGATGTCAAAGAAGCTATTAAAAAAATGCTTAAATAA